From the Desulfuromonas sp. genome, one window contains:
- a CDS encoding CDP-glycerol--glycerophosphate glycerophosphotransferase, producing MYVSELYALGILRPMQKAARARGAEVAWFFEKDGAEHLTENERLLSSVEEVLAYKPDAVFVPGNWVPHFFPGIKVQVNHGFIANKFSDSKGHFRIRGFFDLYVTQGADTTGPFNELAKKHGYFEVVETGWPKMDPMYWQRDDIPQYDRPVVMLGSTFTPRMSCAMPLLETITRLSKTGKWQWLINLHPKMAPEVVASYKAIQGEYLDFPDTDDIVPLLRAADVMVCDTSSILSEFMLQQKPVVTFRNQAPGPHMIDIDDPEKLEASIEYALTQPPEIMEEIRKYTDLIHPYHDGRSSERVLDAADGLIERGLGHLKKKPLNLLRKYKVCKRLGYFSL from the coding sequence ATGTATGTCTCGGAACTCTATGCTCTCGGGATACTCCGGCCGATGCAGAAGGCGGCCCGGGCGCGCGGCGCCGAGGTCGCCTGGTTTTTCGAGAAGGATGGGGCGGAACACCTCACCGAAAACGAGCGGTTGCTGTCGTCGGTCGAGGAGGTACTTGCCTACAAACCGGATGCCGTTTTCGTTCCCGGCAACTGGGTGCCGCACTTCTTTCCCGGGATCAAGGTCCAGGTCAACCACGGCTTTATTGCCAACAAGTTCTCCGATAGCAAGGGGCACTTCCGGATCCGCGGTTTCTTCGATCTCTATGTGACCCAGGGAGCCGATACGACCGGTCCGTTCAACGAACTGGCGAAAAAACACGGCTACTTCGAAGTGGTCGAGACCGGCTGGCCGAAAATGGACCCGATGTATTGGCAAAGGGATGATATCCCGCAGTACGACCGGCCGGTGGTGATGCTCGGATCGACCTTCACGCCGCGCATGAGCTGCGCCATGCCGCTGCTCGAGACCATCACCCGGTTGTCGAAAACCGGCAAGTGGCAATGGCTGATCAACCTGCATCCGAAGATGGCCCCGGAAGTAGTGGCTTCCTACAAGGCGATCCAGGGGGAATATCTCGATTTTCCCGATACCGACGATATCGTCCCGCTGCTGCGTGCTGCCGATGTCATGGTCTGCGACACCTCGTCGATCCTGTCCGAGTTTATGCTACAGCAGAAGCCTGTCGTAACCTTCAGGAACCAGGCGCCAGGGCCGCACATGATCGATATTGACGACCCGGAAAAGCTCGAGGCATCGATTGAATACGCATTGACTCAACCGCCGGAGATCATGGAGGAAATCAGGAAGTATACGGACCTTATCCATCCTTACCATGACGGCAGGTCGAGCGAACGGGTGCTCGATGCGGCCGATGGTCTGATCGAGCGCGGGCTGGGACATCTGAAGAAGAAACCGCTCAACCTGCTGCGGAAGTACAAGGTCTGCAAGCGATTAGGCTATTTTAGCCTTTAG